One genomic segment of Acomys russatus chromosome 6, mAcoRus1.1, whole genome shotgun sequence includes these proteins:
- the Rgs16 gene encoding regulator of G-protein signaling 16: MCRTLATFPNTCLERAKEFKTRLGIFLHKSELSSDTGGIGKFEWASKHCKERSFSEDVLGWRESFDSLLSSKNGVAAFHAFLKTEFSEENLEFWLACEEFKKIRSATKVVSRAHRIFDEYIRSEAPKEVNIDHETRELTKTNLQAATVSCFDVAQGKTRTLMEKDSYPRFLKSPAYRDLAAQASTTSTSASSSSPAEPSHT; encoded by the exons ATGTGCCGCACCCTGGCCACCTTCCCCAACACCTGCTTGGAGAG AGCCAAAGAGTTCAAGACACGTCTGGGGATCTTTCTTCATAAATCAGAGCTGAGCTCCGATACCGGGGGTATCGGCAAGTTCGAGTGGGCCAGTAAACATTGCAAAGAGAG aagcttctcagaagatgTACTGGGATGGAGAGAGTCTTTTGATTCGTTGCTGAGCAGTAAAA ATGGGGTGGCGGCCTTCCATGCCTTCCTGAAGACGGAGTTCAGCGAGGAGAACCTAGAATTCTGGCTGGCCTGCGAGGAGTTCAAGAAGATACGATCAGCCACCAAAGTAGTCTCCAGGGCTCACCGCATCTTTGATGAGTACATTCGAAGTGAAGCCCCTAAAGAG GTGAACATAGATCACGAGACCCGAGAGCTGACCAAGACCAACCTACAGGCGGCCACTGTCAGTTGCTTCGACGTGGCTCAGGGGAAGACTCGCACCTTGATGGAAAAGGACTCCTATCCGCGCTTCCTCAAGTCACCTGCTTACCGGGACCTGGCTGCCCAagcctccaccacctccacctctgcaTCTAGCAGCAGCCCAGCTGAGCCTTCACATACCTGA